Sequence from the Castanea sativa cultivar Marrone di Chiusa Pesio chromosome 12, ASM4071231v1 genome:
aataccaGGCGCTACACCCAATTTTATGGCGCTCATGGGGATGCTGCAGCAAGTATTGCACACGATGCTATTCTTGGTATGTCTATACAGCTTCATTAATTTCCTAAGTATATAGTATTTTAACATACATATGTATTCTCTAGGAAAAAATTTACCTTTCTGTTGATGTAACTTGAGTTCATGAACTAGTAAATTATTTGCTGATATTATCAAGAATGACctttaattatgaaaataaccCTTAAAATTCAAGATGtattaattttccttttgtAGGAACATTCTCTAACCAACAAAATACCTCTTCTCTGGAAATGCCTGATATTATTTTGGAATCATCtggccattttttttatattacccTTGTTTCTTATCAATTTTCTACACAAAGAGAACATGTTAAATTCTTCAAATCTTTGTTATTCATATAGAATTACCATTTGCAGTttcaaccaagaaaaaaatGACAATGGTAGTGTACTTTGACAGTGAAAGGAACACATTTGATTGAATATGTTTGTTCTTCTTTGTAATTAGAGCATGCCCATTGGGAATCCCAAATTGAAGCATGGCAAAGACCAATTCTTGACGACAAAAGGCTTCCTGAATGGTGAGATTAAATGAAACTTGTGCTGGAGAAAGAATACAAAATCTGTGCTTTTTTGACCAATTCTGATTGGTTAGAGTTTCATCCTCAGGTACCCAATCACTCTCTTCAATGAGCTCTATTATCTCAATACAGGGGGAACAATATGGACAGGTACTTATGGAACTCAAAATCTATTCAGAATGTGCTTCaatctttttattctttttattgaaggccatatttttctttctgcAGATGGATTACCTCCAACACAGAATTTAGGAACCATTGGTGAGAGGAAGTTTTGCCTTGATAGACCCAAATCAAATTGTACAAATACAGTTGATATGTCCCATCAAAATGACACTGCTGTTGATATCCTCGAAAGGATGGCATCCAAACTCGAGCAATGTCATACTCCAGTAGCATCAAATTCAGCCTTTGGAACCTATTTGCTCCTAGATGGAGAGGAAAATGTTGGCCAGTTTCTTTATCTTGAGGGAACAGAATACCTCATGTATAACACTTATGATGTCCACTTCTACTCGTCTTTTGCACTACTCATGTTATTCCCAAAACTTGAACTTAGCATCCAGAGAGACTTTGCAGCAGCAGTAATGATGCATGATCCTGAAAGGATGAAAATTATGAGTGATGGAATGTGGGTTCCAAGAAAGGTTCTTGGTTCTGTACCCCATGATATTGGGCTCAATGACCCTTGGTTCGAAATAAATGCTTATAACTTGTTTAATTCATCTAGGTGGAAAGACTTGAATTCTAAGTTTGTTCTCCAAGTTTACAGGGATATGGTAGCTACGGGTGATAAAAATTTTGCACAAGCTGTCTGGCCCTCGGTCTTTGTAGCAATGGCTTATATGGATCAGTTTGATAAAGATAGAGATGGGATGATTGAGAATGAGGGATTCCCTGATCAGACTTATGATGCGTGGTCCGTTAAGGGTGTGAGTGCATATAGTGGTGGGCTTTGGGTGGCAGCCCTCCAGGCTGCTTCAGCCATGGCATATGAAGTAGGTGATAAGGCATCTGCGAATCACTTTTGGGTTAAGTATCAAAAGGCAAAAGCTGTATATGACACGTTATGGAACGGTTCTTACTTCAATTATGACAATAGTGGTGGTAGTTCAAGTGCATCTATCCAGGCTGATCAATTAGCTGGACAATGGTGAGTACAAAGTACTCATTCTTTATGTTATATTTAAAGTAGACATTCAAAAGCACAGAGAACAAACGTCATATTGGTGATTATATGAGATGTGTGAGCTGTTGAATTGGCTATATCAGTGGTTTCATCCATAATCCATCCAAGTATCACCATGTAGCACTAGGAAGGCAGTGTATCCACTATCCAGTGCCTTTTACAAAACACATGGGATTGGTAACAAGAAAATAGTTTCCCATATTTTAGTAAGTCATGTCCTAAATTAAACCATGGGACTTTAGTTTACTGTCCTTAAAATATAATGTGTCCTTCACATGGTCCTTCTCGCTGCTCCTCTTCACTGCATCTTACACACCCTAACTCGTTATTCCTAATGTATCACTAGTGGTTCATCTAAATCTTCCTAGTCACTTATTTCTATATTGCTTTCATATTTCTATCCTAAGttcctatcattttttttaatcaactgATATGCTCACCTTGCTTTGGTGGttctgaatttttatgtttgctCATATTCTGTTAAATAAATCATGGCTGATCTTCCACTGGCCTCTTGTTCTGATGTTATCTACTTTATGAAGATATTTTGAGGTTTGAACCCTAGACTGTTGGCTTCAAGAAAGACCACACGGTGTACAGATCATTTTTAACAGATTGACCAAAAACTTCATAgcttcttttatttaaaaattgaatttggtgGGAGTCATTCTTTGGTGTTATAAGAAAGTATGTTCAGGAATAACTTTTTCCATTTCTTGTTATGTGAACTTTTCAGTGACATACCTTCCTACCTATCATAACAAACTTGTTACACTGTTTCATCTTATGCATGAACCGAAGGGGCTAGTGTTTTTACAAGAAATCTCCAGCCAATCTTCTTGTAAAAGATCTATTTTTGAAATAGCATGGGCTCTTGTATTTCATCATCAAAACCAACAGGGCAGAAAGATAGCAGTATCCCTAAGATGTTATTGAGTATTGactttcttataaaattattgcATATATATGATCAAATTCAAAGATCACTATAACTATATAATTTCTTCATCAGAAAGCAAACATATTTTGatgtataaatttattgtgattTCAACTTCTTGGAAATTTGGTATGGACTCATTATACATAACATTATAGGTTCACTTCAGCATGTGGTCTTTCTCCAATTGTTGACGAAGGCAAGAGAAGGACTGCACTTGAAAAGATTTATAATTACAATGTCTTAAAGGTGAAGGGAGGAATGCGTGGAGCAATTAATGGGATGCTGCCAAATGGAAAAGTTGATTTGTCTGCAATGCAATCAAGAGAAATTTGGTCTGGAGTTACATATTCTCTTGCTGCTACAATGATTCAAGAGGACATGCTGGAAATGGCATTTCAGACTGCTGTTGGTGTCTATGAAACAGCCTGGTCCCAAGAAGGTCTTGGGTAAGTAAAGTTTTCCTATTGAGCATCTTTCTGCATAAAAGTCAAGTATTTATCCTTGCTAGTCTGCTACTCCACTAGACAGTCTTTCAACTAGGATTACAATTTATACATAGCAATAGtgattttttggaaatttaCCAGCATACTCTCCTTCACTACATTAGACTTATTATTACTCtattttccaaatattttttacttatttttctatatgtCCATGGTGATTCCCACATTGACATACTATAATCTTAACTCAAGGCGTCACGCTACCATTTACCACTGCAGAAAGCTAGTTCTTATTTTCTAAGCTTACCCTCAATCTATCTCGACGCTGCATCTGCATAGTCATATACATCTTATTTTGACCCCCACTTTCCAGTTCACTTACATTCTAGTTCTTGTTACAGTTATTCTTTTCAAACACCAGAAGGCTGGAACAACAACGACCAGTACAGAGCTCTTTCTTACATGCGGCCATTGGCCATATGGTCAATGCAGTGGGCCTTGTCAGAGCCGAAGCTCAGTAAAACGGAGTTCAGACATGAAGCAAGCCAGGGCCATAGTCACCATGCAGGGTTTGAGAAAGTCGCACGCCTTCTAAAGTTGCCAAAGGAGGAATCTGCTAAAAGTTTGCTACAAGTTATTCATGAGTACACCTGCAAGAGATTGTGATTCTATCGGCAAATAATTTTTCCTCATGATATTGTAATTTAATTAAAGGGTGTAGAAGTACAAGCCTGGTTGAGTTGTAATCATCTAATATGTAACTGCATTTTTGGACTTTCATATTCAAATGCAATTTTACATAACAAATTATTTACCTGTTATTAGTGACCAAACATATAACAACTTTTCTATTCTAATAAGATCCATTCATTAAAAGTTACTAAATTTTATACTGGCTGTCAACTTATTGGAACCTTCATCCTTTGTCTGGGTTTGGGTCTTTGGGACTagcagaaaaaagaaaaaaaaaaaagacactagGCACAAATTTAAACGGAGTTAGTGATCATAAGACACTTATTAAATTTTACGTTGACCGTCAACCTACCGCAACCCTTCTCCTTTATTCGAGCTTGAAACTGGCTATGGACTAAATATATGGCATTAAGCATAAACATTGGCAGAGTTGCCATTCATTAGTGATCAAATATACTAAATAGAAACAATTGACCCATAAATATAGCCTCAATACAAAGGAGAATGGTATTTAGTAGAAAACcctccaaataaaataaaaagaagacttcaaataaacaaataaagagcCAAAGGTCAAATAAATTCTTTTCAAATTCTTACTATTAGTTACATTTTCCTCATTCATTCTCTTATGtagttataatattttgtcTTCCAACTTTTTCGCCTCCAAaaagtcaaataattttttttttcttttataaaaattacattttgtaccTATAATTTAGgaatataacaaattaatcaatttagtttcaaaaatagtaaattgataaacttaaaaaaaaaaaaaaaattattggaacAACAAAGTCATcataacaatttaaaaaattaaaaatccccAAAACGACGACGCTTCCGTTGAAAAATAAACTGATAAAacgaatataataaaatgttcaGTTAAGAGCTTTCAccggagaagaaagaagaaagaagaagaagaagaagaaaatgcagGACGACTCGGCCGAGTCGAGCCCCGAGTTCCGAGTGGGCCAGCGAATCCACTCAGCGAACGATCCAAGAAGAATCGGAACGGTGAAGTACGTTGGGCCCATCGAGGTTCACGCTGGCGAGTGGGTCGGCGTGGACTGGGACACTGGAGAAGCCAAGCACGATGGATCCGTCAACGGGATCCGATACTTTCAGGCCGGGTCGGATCGGTCCGGGTCGTTTGTTCGGGCCAAAGTGATTAGCCCGGGAATTTCAGTGATAAGAGCTCTGGAGCTCAGGTACCGAACCGATTCCACGAAAGAAGAGGAAGGtatatagtgtgtgtgtgtgtgtgtgtgtgttgttatGTGTTTAAACGCATTGTTGTTTTTTGGTCttagtttgtgtttggttgctgagaaaatagTAATGTAGTGCTTGAAATTCTGATTTTGGAATGTTAAGTTATTGATTTTACAAGTGTATGAAGTGGATTCTTGGTTTGAGTTGTTAGATGTGTGCAAATGCATTATTATTGTCTCggtttgtgtttgattgctGACAATGTAgtggaaaagaaaggaaaatggagagcttgaaattgatttttttttttttttgtcttggtttgtgtttggttgctgagaaaatggtagacaagaaaggaaaatgagagggaaattagatttcttttttggtttccaGAAATGCAAGTTACGGTCTTTACAGTGTTTGAAGtgattttttaagtattttgatATGTCTAAAGGCCGTATTATTGTATcggtttgtgtttggttgctaagaaaatagtggaaaaataaaaggaaaatggaGAACTTGAAAttgatttgtgtgtgtgtgtgcgcgcgcgcgttTGTTGTTTTGGAAtgttaatttatcatttttagagTGTATGAAGTGGATGCTTGGTTTAAGTTGGTTGAAATCTCTTAATGCATTATTATTGTCTCAGCTTGTGTTTGAGAAAGTTGTGGAAAAGGAAAGGGAAATGGATTTCATTTTTGGTTTCAGAAAATGATAGCTGTGGTCTTTACAGTGTATGATGTGAATTTTAAGGGGTTTGGTATCTTTAAATTCTGTGTTATTGTCTTGGTTTGTGTTTCATTGCTAAGAAAATAgtggaaagaaaaggaaaatgaagagcTCGAAAgtgattttgtgtgtgttttggaatGTTAAGTTCTTGTTTTATGAGTGTATGAAGTGAATTTCTGGTTTAAGTTAGTCGATATATCTGAATGCATTATTGTTTTCtaggtttgtgtttggttgctgaggAAGTAgtgaaaaagag
This genomic interval carries:
- the LOC142619778 gene encoding uncharacterized protein LOC142619778 isoform X1: MSNSRKFQTKMENGFKHEHETEPPSSFSQLKVDPGKPAPLTWQRKLNYLGNVPSQFGLTLQEKLHLAPIGIRLFRHAKEEAAKGRVIYLTSNDFFFMNLVIFPPILLQRLSFNQMAIFDFFNKRTIAGHHGVSLGGIGAGSIGRSYRGQFQRFQLFPRICEESPILANQFSVFVSRPNGGKFSSVLCTESPKVPKDDTASGIETWDWNLNGEKCTYHALFPRAWTTYEGEPDPELTIVSRQISPFIPHNYKESSFPVSVFTYTLSNKGRTSADVTLVFTWANSVGGNSGFSGHHFNSKMVAKDGVRGVLLHHKSVNDQPPVTFAIAAKETDGVHVSECPCFLISGDSHGITAKDMWHEIKKRGSFDHLDHVETPMPSKPGSSIGAAIAASVTIPSDSIRTVTFSLSWDCPELRFSQKTYHRRYTQFYGAHGDAAASIAHDAILEHAHWESQIEAWQRPILDDKRLPEWYPITLFNELYYLNTGGTIWTDGLPPTQNLGTIGERKFCLDRPKSNCTNTVDMSHQNDTAVDILERMASKLEQCHTPVASNSAFGTYLLLDGEENVGQFLYLEGTEYLMYNTYDVHFYSSFALLMLFPKLELSIQRDFAAAVMMHDPERMKIMSDGMWVPRKVLGSVPHDIGLNDPWFEINAYNLFNSSRWKDLNSKFVLQVYRDMVATGDKNFAQAVWPSVFVAMAYMDQFDKDRDGMIENEGFPDQTYDAWSVKGVSAYSGGLWVAALQAASAMAYEVGDKASANHFWVKYQKAKAVYDTLWNGSYFNYDNSGGSSSASIQADQLAGQWFTSACGLSPIVDEGKRRTALEKIYNYNVLKVKGGMRGAINGMLPNGKVDLSAMQSREIWSGVTYSLAATMIQEDMLEMAFQTAVGVYETAWSQEGLGYSFQTPEGWNNNDQYRALSYMRPLAIWSMQWALSEPKLSKTEFRHEASQGHSHHAGFEKVARLLKLPKEESAKSLLQVIHEYTCKRL
- the LOC142619778 gene encoding uncharacterized protein LOC142619778 isoform X2, encoding MSNSRKFQTKMENGFKHEHETEPPSSFSQLKVDPGKPAPLTWQRKLNYLGNVPSQFGLTLQEKLHLAPIGIRLFRHAKEEAAKGRMAIFDFFNKRTIAGHHGVSLGGIGAGSIGRSYRGQFQRFQLFPRICEESPILANQFSVFVSRPNGGKFSSVLCTESPKVPKDDTASGIETWDWNLNGEKCTYHALFPRAWTTYEGEPDPELTIVSRQISPFIPHNYKESSFPVSVFTYTLSNKGRTSADVTLVFTWANSVGGNSGFSGHHFNSKMVAKDGVRGVLLHHKSVNDQPPVTFAIAAKETDGVHVSECPCFLISGDSHGITAKDMWHEIKKRGSFDHLDHVETPMPSKPGSSIGAAIAASVTIPSDSIRTVTFSLSWDCPELRFSQKTYHRRYTQFYGAHGDAAASIAHDAILEHAHWESQIEAWQRPILDDKRLPEWYPITLFNELYYLNTGGTIWTDGLPPTQNLGTIGERKFCLDRPKSNCTNTVDMSHQNDTAVDILERMASKLEQCHTPVASNSAFGTYLLLDGEENVGQFLYLEGTEYLMYNTYDVHFYSSFALLMLFPKLELSIQRDFAAAVMMHDPERMKIMSDGMWVPRKVLGSVPHDIGLNDPWFEINAYNLFNSSRWKDLNSKFVLQVYRDMVATGDKNFAQAVWPSVFVAMAYMDQFDKDRDGMIENEGFPDQTYDAWSVKGVSAYSGGLWVAALQAASAMAYEVGDKASANHFWVKYQKAKAVYDTLWNGSYFNYDNSGGSSSASIQADQLAGQWFTSACGLSPIVDEGKRRTALEKIYNYNVLKVKGGMRGAINGMLPNGKVDLSAMQSREIWSGVTYSLAATMIQEDMLEMAFQTAVGVYETAWSQEGLGYSFQTPEGWNNNDQYRALSYMRPLAIWSMQWALSEPKLSKTEFRHEASQGHSHHAGFEKVARLLKLPKEESAKSLLQVIHEYTCKRL